The following coding sequences lie in one Euhalothece natronophila Z-M001 genomic window:
- a CDS encoding NAD(P)/FAD-dependent oxidoreductase: MEEILYIEIPVSDSKLVYQWLQQQWEIDCNQKKLTRQGVRLQFINTPGELSIFIWSLQNTTYLKVFRWGNFPASFGRRVAQNLKYSIEQAFPPSYPELPEIDLSKESIFSALAPYYPKTVHFFQKIPNGESALKRVYWWEQRWRQEVRHPQEPKTVIKQTATEPNSDPEYDLIYVGGALGVIHAAVMAKRGYRVLLLERLPFGRMNREWNISRQEFQALIDLGLFTEAEFEAVIAKEYLDGYNKFFDGNNPPHLKGDVLHTPNVLNIALDSEKVLRVCGEKLREAGGEIWDETEFVEANISKTAVTVEGKHLPTQTTQKAVGRLLIDAMGSASPIAWQLNGNRAFDSVCPTVGATIKRGFPEGVWDPNYGDVLNSHGDISRGRQLIWELFPATEEEFTIYLFHYHEVHPDNPGSLLEMYEDFFTILPEYRRCDMEQLEWKKATFGYIPGHFSVGKRDRAVAFDRLLALGDAACLQSPLVFTGFGSLIRNLERLTTLLDTALKHDLLEADSLNQVRAYQSNVAVTWLFSKGMMVPTGKTLPPQRINAMLNTFFGLLANEPPVVAETFIKDRATWVLFNRLALKAAKMNPALLGWIWEQAGGKDFIRWVGSYLSFTFDAFISFLFRGWFPQWLKNNQSWLEKRFPKLWLRGLSFSYAITTGMGKVRSKN; the protein is encoded by the coding sequence ATGGAAGAAATTCTCTACATTGAAATCCCCGTTAGTGATTCCAAATTAGTGTATCAGTGGTTACAGCAACAGTGGGAAATTGACTGTAATCAAAAAAAGCTCACCCGTCAAGGGGTAAGGTTACAGTTTATTAATACTCCTGGAGAGCTTTCGATTTTTATTTGGTCACTTCAAAATACCACTTATCTGAAAGTCTTTCGCTGGGGGAACTTTCCCGCTTCCTTTGGTCGTCGAGTTGCTCAAAATCTCAAATATTCTATTGAACAAGCCTTTCCCCCTAGCTATCCTGAACTCCCAGAAATTGATCTCTCTAAAGAGTCGATTTTTTCTGCTTTAGCTCCTTATTACCCAAAAACAGTACATTTCTTCCAAAAAATTCCCAATGGTGAATCTGCCCTGAAGCGCGTGTATTGGTGGGAACAACGCTGGCGACAAGAAGTGCGTCATCCCCAAGAACCAAAAACAGTGATTAAACAAACTGCCACTGAGCCTAATAGTGATCCTGAGTATGATTTAATCTATGTTGGGGGAGCTTTAGGGGTTATTCATGCTGCAGTCATGGCAAAACGGGGCTATCGAGTTTTATTATTAGAACGTCTCCCTTTTGGACGCATGAATCGGGAATGGAATATTTCTCGTCAGGAATTTCAGGCGTTAATTGATCTGGGCTTATTTACAGAAGCAGAATTTGAAGCTGTCATCGCCAAAGAATATCTTGATGGTTACAATAAGTTTTTTGATGGCAATAACCCCCCTCATCTCAAAGGAGATGTGTTACATACCCCTAACGTTTTAAATATTGCCCTTGATTCTGAGAAGGTTTTACGAGTATGTGGGGAAAAATTACGAGAGGCTGGAGGCGAAATTTGGGACGAAACCGAATTTGTCGAAGCTAATATTAGTAAAACTGCTGTAACGGTTGAGGGCAAACATTTACCAACGCAGACAACCCAGAAAGCAGTGGGAAGACTCTTAATTGATGCTATGGGTTCGGCTTCTCCTATTGCCTGGCAACTCAACGGGAATCGCGCTTTTGATAGTGTCTGCCCAACGGTGGGAGCAACCATTAAACGGGGCTTTCCTGAAGGGGTTTGGGATCCTAATTATGGGGATGTTTTAAACTCTCATGGCGATATTTCTCGCGGAAGACAACTGATTTGGGAGTTATTTCCAGCAACCGAGGAAGAATTCACCATTTATTTATTCCATTACCATGAAGTGCATCCTGATAACCCTGGCTCTTTATTAGAGATGTATGAAGACTTCTTTACAATTTTGCCTGAGTATCGGCGTTGCGACATGGAACAATTGGAATGGAAGAAAGCAACCTTTGGTTATATTCCTGGGCATTTTAGTGTTGGGAAGCGCGATCGCGCTGTAGCTTTTGATCGTCTCCTTGCCCTTGGAGATGCCGCTTGTTTACAATCCCCCCTTGTTTTCACTGGATTTGGCTCTCTCATCCGTAATTTAGAGCGTTTAACGACACTACTTGATACCGCCCTCAAACATGATTTATTAGAGGCAGACAGTTTAAACCAAGTGCGTGCCTATCAAAGTAATGTTGCTGTCACTTGGCTATTTTCTAAAGGAATGATGGTTCCCACAGGAAAAACGCTTCCCCCCCAACGGATTAATGCCATGTTAAACACCTTTTTTGGTTTACTTGCTAATGAACCTCCTGTTGTTGCTGAAACCTTTATTAAAGATCGCGCCACTTGGGTATTATTTAATCGTCTCGCCCTGAAAGCGGCGAAGATGAATCCTGCACTCCTTGGTTGGATTTGGGAACAAGCTGGGGGAAAAGACTTCATTCGCTGGGTAGGTAGCTATCTTAGCTTTACGTTTGATGCTTTCATTAGCTTCCTATTTCGAGGATGGTTTCCCCAGTGGCTTAAAAATAATCAATCTTGGCTGGAAAAACGCTTTCCTAAACTTTGGTTACGGGGATTAAGTTTTAGTTACGCTATCACCACTGGTATGGGGAAGGTTAGAAGCAAAAATTAA
- the cbiB gene encoding adenosylcobinamide-phosphate synthase CbiB has product MINSATVALLIAAFLDYLIADPPFLPHPVQGMGMVISFVSKTVTNFTKNSLLRRIAGVVLGLGLIIGSGCLGWGLVYFSKQISIWLGLTIEVILLASCFAARSLRNAAIAVLTPLKNNEIETARTQLSYYVGRDTNNLSPPEILRAVLETIAENTTDGVTAPLFYAIVGLLIPPVGIVPFALAYKAASTLDSMIGYQREPFTDIGWFSAKFEDILTWLPCRLTVLTIGLLGRKPRQVWQVGKRDATQDPSPNAGWSECAYAVVLGVQLGGENTYQGLVKKKPLLGNPDFQITEAKIEQALGLTRTCFLSWLVLGVALSGAVG; this is encoded by the coding sequence ATGATTAATTCTGCTACAGTAGCGTTATTAATTGCAGCTTTCCTTGATTATCTGATAGCTGATCCCCCATTTCTTCCTCATCCAGTGCAAGGAATGGGAATGGTTATTTCCTTTGTTAGTAAAACCGTGACTAATTTCACTAAGAATTCTCTTCTACGTCGAATTGCAGGAGTTGTCTTAGGGCTGGGATTAATTATCGGGAGTGGTTGCTTAGGATGGGGACTGGTTTATTTTAGTAAACAGATTTCAATTTGGTTGGGGTTGACCATAGAAGTAATCCTTTTAGCAAGTTGTTTTGCTGCTCGTAGTTTACGTAACGCCGCGATCGCGGTTTTAACTCCTTTAAAAAATAATGAAATCGAAACTGCCCGCACTCAACTCAGTTATTACGTGGGAAGAGATACCAACAATTTATCTCCCCCAGAAATATTAAGAGCTGTATTAGAAACCATTGCCGAAAACACCACCGATGGCGTTACCGCCCCTCTATTTTACGCCATTGTGGGGCTATTAATTCCCCCTGTTGGTATTGTTCCTTTTGCCCTTGCTTATAAAGCCGCTAGCACCCTTGATTCGATGATTGGATATCAACGAGAACCCTTTACTGATATTGGCTGGTTTAGTGCTAAATTTGAAGATATTTTGACGTGGCTACCTTGTCGTTTAACGGTACTCACCATTGGCTTACTAGGGAGAAAACCGCGACAGGTGTGGCAAGTAGGAAAACGAGACGCAACTCAAGATCCCAGCCCCAATGCTGGCTGGAGTGAATGTGCTTATGCAGTGGTTTTAGGTGTACAATTAGGGGGAGAAAATACCTATCAAGGCCTCGTGAAAAAGAAACCGTTGTTAGGAAATCCTGATTTTCAAATTACAGAAGCCAAAATTGAACAGGCTTTAGGCTTAACTCGCACTTGCTTCTTAAGTTGGCTTGTGTTGGGAGTCGCCTTAAGTGGAGCAGTTGGCTGA
- a CDS encoding RrF2 family transcriptional regulator has translation MKLTTRGHYSVKALLDLSLQSTLTPTSVRAIACRQGIPAAYLEKLLIAMRKGGLVKSARGAQGGYRLAREPREIFLGQILEAVGETIDPLPRHSPDVKQAEDWVTYSLWRQLSQKLKEALYSISLADLYYDARSWQAAQGEETNFVV, from the coding sequence ATGAAATTAACGACTCGTGGACACTACAGCGTTAAAGCTCTCCTTGATTTAAGTTTACAATCAACTCTCACTCCCACTTCCGTAAGAGCAATTGCTTGTCGTCAGGGAATTCCAGCAGCTTATTTAGAAAAACTCTTGATTGCCATGCGAAAAGGGGGCTTAGTTAAGTCAGCGCGAGGAGCGCAGGGAGGATATCGACTGGCGAGAGAACCACGGGAAATTTTTTTAGGACAAATTTTAGAAGCCGTGGGAGAAACGATTGATCCTTTACCCCGTCATAGCCCTGATGTTAAGCAAGCAGAAGACTGGGTGACTTATAGTTTATGGCGACAATTATCTCAAAAATTAAAAGAAGCTCTTTATAGTATTAGCCTTGCTGATCTTTATTATGATGCTCGCAGTTGGCAAGCTGCCCAGGGAGAAGAAACCAATTTTGTTGTTTAA
- a CDS encoding AbrB family transcriptional regulator encodes MAQKKGNPLTGEALLQKVKDLGNLSREEKAKACGYYTETKNGVQRVNMMKFLNALMDAEGIHLDSNGNGRGRGGRSASYKISVQSNGNLLIGAAYTKKMGLKPGDEFEITLGRKHIHLKQVSGFDDDDE; translated from the coding sequence ATGGCACAGAAAAAAGGAAATCCTCTAACTGGTGAGGCTTTACTCCAAAAAGTTAAAGACTTAGGAAACCTCAGTAGGGAAGAAAAAGCAAAGGCTTGTGGATACTACACCGAAACAAAAAACGGTGTCCAACGAGTTAATATGATGAAATTTCTAAATGCCCTCATGGATGCAGAGGGAATTCACCTTGATAGTAATGGAAATGGTCGAGGACGAGGGGGACGCTCGGCTAGTTATAAAATTAGTGTACAGTCTAATGGCAACTTATTAATTGGAGCCGCTTACACGAAAAAAATGGGCTTAAAACCCGGAGATGAATTTGAAATTACCCTCGGGCGTAAACATATTCATCTCAAACAAGTAAGTGGTTTTGATGATGATGACGAGTAA
- a CDS encoding M16 family metallopeptidase, whose amino-acid sequence MKDVKSPVTKFPATVTQLANGLTVIHQQMKTTPVVVTDIWVNAGAKREPWWGVAHFLEHLVFKGTKRIPPGWFDYIVENYGGMANAETSYDYAHFFLTTAASHWEKMLPYLAELLLQAEIPEEEFLCERGVVLEEIRQTEDDPDWFAFQALCESLYDQHPYGRSILGTEEAVLARSPNQMRCFHRTYYQPENMTVVVVGDIEQETALKTIDAAFHPFTVPSECPPLEIPSQPTLRAPQRREIRLPRLDIARLTMGWRGAGIEGWEDAVGLDLLSVLLAQGTSSRLVRELREEKQLVYDVGSGFSLQKDSSLFTLNAWLPPQHLQQVEEILRDRALELQTQSVSEKELNRAKRLICNDYAFSTETPGQIAGLYGYYSILAQPQLSLQYPHRIQQLQPEELKRLAQTYLSPERYALTTMKPL is encoded by the coding sequence ATGAAGGATGTGAAGTCTCCTGTTACTAAATTTCCCGCAACGGTTACACAGCTTGCTAATGGCTTAACCGTGATTCATCAGCAAATGAAAACTACCCCTGTGGTGGTGACTGATATTTGGGTAAATGCAGGGGCAAAACGAGAACCTTGGTGGGGAGTCGCTCATTTTTTAGAACATTTAGTTTTTAAGGGAACCAAGCGGATTCCCCCAGGGTGGTTTGATTATATTGTGGAAAATTATGGCGGAATGGCAAATGCCGAAACTAGTTATGATTATGCCCATTTTTTCCTCACTACGGCAGCGAGTCATTGGGAGAAAATGTTGCCTTATTTGGCAGAGTTACTTTTACAAGCGGAAATTCCTGAGGAAGAGTTTTTATGTGAGCGTGGGGTGGTGTTAGAGGAAATTCGGCAAACGGAAGATGATCCCGATTGGTTTGCGTTTCAAGCCCTATGTGAGAGTTTATATGATCAGCATCCTTATGGGCGATCCATTTTAGGAACAGAAGAAGCTGTCTTAGCGCGATCGCCGAATCAAATGCGCTGTTTTCATCGCACCTATTATCAGCCAGAAAATATGACAGTGGTAGTGGTAGGAGACATTGAGCAAGAAACTGCCTTAAAAACTATTGATGCAGCGTTTCATCCGTTTACTGTGCCCTCAGAATGCCCCCCTCTAGAGATCCCGTCGCAACCCACCTTGAGAGCCCCTCAACGTCGCGAAATTCGTCTCCCTCGCTTAGATATTGCCCGTTTAACTATGGGATGGCGTGGGGCTGGAATTGAGGGCTGGGAAGATGCAGTAGGATTGGATTTATTATCAGTATTACTGGCTCAAGGAACTTCCTCCCGTTTGGTGCGAGAATTACGAGAAGAGAAACAGTTAGTCTATGACGTAGGAAGCGGGTTTTCTCTGCAAAAAGATTCTAGTCTGTTTACTCTCAATGCTTGGTTACCGCCTCAACATTTACAGCAGGTAGAAGAAATTTTGCGCGATCGCGCTCTCGAATTACAAACCCAATCAGTTAGTGAAAAAGAACTCAATCGTGCTAAACGGTTAATCTGTAACGATTATGCCTTCTCCACCGAAACCCCAGGACAAATTGCTGGATTATATGGTTATTACAGTATTTTAGCCCAGCCACAATTATCTTTACAGTATCCCCATCGCATCCAACAGTTACAACCAGAAGAGTTAAAACGCTTGGCGCAAACCTATCTTTCTCCGGAACGATATGCCTTAACCACTATGAAACCGCTTTAA
- a CDS encoding M48 family metalloprotease, which translates to MNVNNNDFNCLNLAQKALAAREYESAIAQFEQICQNSHDQTLISTAKKGLVSAYIKSGKAEKAIQLCEEIQQTGDISNQVWARRQLKELKTAERLSETTGFVVDTAPPDVSPPPVKKRQSFKKETPPETPKKKPISSPKTEKKTAKKKQEKKNKAKPKPLKELSKPSIKREWRDAPSAENWQPLSIKFQFRFWLRIAISIVAFFWLFRASIEIFMGLTNDLLVSLPDIRPFQPFYRDPTITLIIFLVIVCIISPWWLDGVMSILYQRRKLSLSEFLTRCPDSGKILRNYCRQHKIPFPYLGLLHITSPVIFSYGHLPKNTRIIVSEGLLSQLEDEEIATLLAGELAMSRYGLFPILSSAIAFLQIPYSLYYQIAYWGEKSYQKIPKRSPRFIPNWIWRDIPPLIRNSGAIISNFFYLAYRLWQLPLNWIFQAQHFYRDQFSVSLTGNPNAKVRALIKLTFGMTHGIEVEKQTPYFLESFNPLFPIGYRQGLSLGSLSEHIALETILNWELSQPYRHYLNSFHSHPPISDRAFNLLQFATKYQLPLELEITNPHPSSRSWIDQIKTLISAYRVFPLLQKSVYLGIILGVILRLIFWGMGIISEQLDFFYLSWLTEAETILNGSILFAFSLSLLIGINHYFPNLKLSKENNNPNLSQWLTQMTHPQEVASLRIEGQLLGRSGISNWLGQDLILKTKRGIIPLHFSSRLGIIGNTLPNFSRPNQFIQKPVIVSGWLRRGVIPWLDVERITYNQRHSIQAHYPIWVTMIAVGAAIWGAQLILQA; encoded by the coding sequence ATGAATGTTAATAATAATGATTTTAATTGCTTAAACCTTGCTCAAAAGGCTTTAGCCGCCCGAGAGTATGAAAGCGCGATCGCGCAATTTGAACAGATTTGTCAAAATAGTCATGATCAAACTCTCATTTCTACGGCAAAAAAAGGTTTAGTGTCTGCTTATATCAAAAGTGGAAAAGCCGAAAAAGCAATTCAACTCTGTGAGGAAATTCAGCAAACCGGGGATATTTCTAATCAAGTTTGGGCAAGGAGACAATTAAAAGAACTTAAAACTGCTGAAAGATTATCAGAAACCACAGGATTTGTTGTTGATACAGCCCCACCAGATGTTTCTCCCCCTCCAGTTAAAAAACGTCAATCTTTCAAAAAAGAAACGCCCCCTGAGACTCCAAAAAAGAAACCGATATCCTCTCCTAAGACTGAGAAGAAAACAGCTAAAAAAAAGCAAGAGAAGAAGAACAAAGCGAAACCTAAACCACTTAAGGAACTCAGTAAACCCTCTATAAAAAGAGAATGGCGTGATGCACCTAGTGCAGAAAATTGGCAACCCTTATCAATTAAATTTCAGTTTCGTTTTTGGTTAAGAATTGCCATTAGCATCGTTGCTTTCTTTTGGCTATTTCGGGCTTCAATTGAGATTTTTATGGGCTTAACCAATGATTTATTAGTATCTTTACCTGATATTCGCCCTTTTCAGCCCTTTTATCGCGATCCAACAATAACTTTAATAATTTTCCTAGTTATCGTTTGTATTATTTCTCCTTGGTGGCTAGATGGGGTAATGTCAATACTTTATCAGCGACGAAAACTATCTTTGTCGGAATTTCTGACTCGGTGTCCTGACAGTGGCAAAATATTAAGAAATTATTGTCGCCAGCATAAAATTCCATTTCCTTATTTGGGTCTTTTACATATTACCTCTCCTGTTATTTTTAGTTATGGACATTTACCGAAAAATACTCGAATTATAGTTAGTGAAGGATTATTAAGTCAGCTAGAGGATGAAGAAATTGCCACTTTATTAGCAGGAGAATTGGCAATGAGTCGTTATGGATTATTTCCAATTTTATCAAGCGCGATCGCGTTTTTGCAAATTCCCTATAGCCTCTATTATCAAATTGCCTATTGGGGAGAAAAGAGTTATCAGAAGATACCTAAAAGATCACCACGTTTTATTCCTAATTGGATCTGGCGTGATATCCCTCCCCTAATTCGCAATAGTGGTGCAATTATTTCTAACTTTTTTTATTTAGCCTATCGCCTGTGGCAACTCCCTTTAAATTGGATATTTCAAGCTCAACATTTCTATCGCGATCAGTTTTCTGTTTCTCTCACTGGAAATCCTAATGCAAAAGTGAGAGCGCTAATAAAATTAACCTTTGGTATGACTCATGGAATAGAAGTAGAAAAACAAACCCCTTACTTCCTAGAAAGTTTTAATCCCTTATTTCCTATTGGCTATCGTCAAGGATTATCTTTAGGAAGTTTAAGTGAGCATATCGCCTTAGAAACCATTTTAAATTGGGAACTTTCCCAACCCTATCGCCATTACTTAAATAGTTTTCATAGTCATCCCCCAATCAGCGATCGCGCTTTTAATTTACTCCAATTTGCCACAAAATACCAACTCCCCTTAGAATTAGAAATTACCAACCCCCATCCTTCCTCACGTAGCTGGATTGATCAAATTAAAACCTTAATTAGTGCTTATCGAGTCTTCCCCTTACTACAAAAGAGCGTCTATCTAGGGATTATTTTAGGAGTAATCCTAAGACTAATTTTCTGGGGAATGGGAATCATTAGTGAACAACTCGATTTTTTCTATTTAAGCTGGTTAACCGAAGCAGAAACCATCTTAAATGGGAGTATTCTTTTTGCCTTTAGTCTCTCCTTACTAATTGGAATTAACCACTATTTCCCGAACTTAAAACTCTCTAAGGAAAATAATAACCCTAATCTTTCGCAATGGTTAACTCAAATGACTCATCCACAAGAAGTGGCTTCTCTCCGCATTGAAGGTCAACTTTTGGGACGAAGTGGGATTAGTAACTGGTTAGGACAAGATTTAATCTTAAAAACAAAAAGAGGAATCATTCCCTTACATTTTTCTTCCCGTCTAGGAATAATTGGCAATACTTTACCAAACTTTTCTCGTCCTAACCAATTTATCCAAAAGCCTGTCATTGTCTCAGGATGGTTACGAAGAGGGGTTATTCCTTGGTTAGATGTAGAAAGGATTACTTATAATCAACGTCACTCTATACAAGCCCACTACCCGATTTGGGTAACAATGATTGCAGTTGGGGCTGCTATTTGGGGCGCACAGTTAATTCTACAGGCGTAG